A stretch of Scheffersomyces stipitis CBS 6054 chromosome 2, complete sequence DNA encodes these proteins:
- the ARO8 gene encoding aromatic amino acid aminotransferase: MTKPQAKDLTHLLSAEAVSRKNSPLKSAFKYFKEPGMTFLGGGLPLADYFPFEKITAEVPTPSFPNGIGAKITDENKTVVEVYKRAADNKPENNDVELARSLQYGYTEGAPEIMEFLKEHTDLIHKVPYEDWDAVASVGNTESWESTLRTFVTRGDSILVEEYSFSSALETAHAQGVNTIPVQMDEYGLIPEALSQLLDQWVGPKPKLLYTICTGQNPTGSCLSAERRKAIYDLAVKHDFIIIEDEPYYFLQMETYTSDKSSRGGKHVHDREEFISALVPSFLSLDVEGRVVRLDSFSKVLAPGLRFGWIIGQSTLLERYVRLHEVSIQCPSGLTQSLVNGLLQRWGQNGYLDWLIGLRAEYTHKRDVAIDAVTEYFPKEIISYVPPVAGMFFTVTIDASKHPKFDTEYEKDPLKVETAIYEQSIKQGTLMIPGSWFKSEGESNPPQKPLAENPSHKTHIFFRGTYAAVPLDELQFGLKKFGKALKIEYGLE, encoded by the coding sequence ATGACGAAGCCACAGGCAAAGGACTTGACTCATTTATTGTCGGCAGAAGCCGTTTCGAGAAAGAACTCGCCCTTGAAGTCAGCtttcaagtacttcaagGAGCCTGGAATGACCTTTTTGGGTGGAGGGCTCCCATTGGCTGATTACTTCCCATTTGAAAAAATCACTGCTGAGGTGCCAACTCCTTCTTTCCCTAACGGAATCGGTGCAAAAATCACTGACGAAAACAAAACCGTTGTAGAAGTTTACAAGAGAGCCGCCGACAACAAGCCAGAAAACAATGACGTCGAATTGGCCAGGTCGTTGCAGTATGGTTATACAGAAGGTGCTCCAGAAATCATGGAATTTCTTAAGGAACACACCGACTTGATTCACAAGGTTCCATACGAAGATTGGGATGCAGTCGCCTCAGTCGGTAACACTGAATCGTGGGAATCGACCTTGAGAACGTTTGTTACCAGAGGTGATTCCATCTTGGTTGAAGAATACTCATTCTCTTCTGCCTTGGAAACTGCTCATGCTCAAGGTGTCAACACCATTCCAGTACAAATGGACGAATACGGTCTCATCCCCGAGGCCTTGTCGCAGTTGTTGGACCAGTGGGTTGGACCTAAACCAAAGTTGTTGTATACCATCTGTACCGGACAAAACCCTACTGGTTCGTGTTTGAGTgctgaaagaagaaaggcCATCTACGATTTGGCTGTCAAGCACgatttcatcatcattgaagatgaaccTTACTACTTTTTGCAAATGGAAACTTACACTTCAGACAAGTCTTCTAGAGGTGGAAAACACGTCCATGACCGTGAAGAATTCATTTCTGCCTTGGTTCCTTCTTTCCTTTCTCTTGATGTAGAAGGTAGGGTTGTCAGATTGGACTCGTTCTCAAAGGTTTTGGCTCCGGGTTTGAGATTCGGCTGGATCATCGGCCAATCTACGCTTTTGGAAAGATACGTGAGATTGCACGAAGTGTCTATCCAATGTCCTTCTGGTCTTACCCAGTCTTTGGTCAATGGTTTGTTGCAAAGATGGGGCCAAAATGGATACTTGGACTGGTTGATTGGCTTGAGAGCTGAATACACTCACAAGAGAGATGTAGCCATCGATGCTGTAACTGAGTACTTCCCTAAGGAAATCATTTCCTACGTACCACCAGTGGCAGGTATGTTCTTCACCGTAACCATTGATGCCAGTAAGCATCCTAAGTTTGATACTGAGTACGAAAAGGACCCATTGAAGGTTGAAACTGCCATCTACGAACAGTCTATCAAGCAGGGAACCTTGATGATTCCAGGCTCCTGGTTCAAGTCCGAAGGAGAATCCAACCCTCCACAAAAGCCATTGGCAGAAAACCCATCGCACAAGACTCACATCTTTTTCAGAGGTACCTACGCTGCTGTGCCATTGGATGAATTGCAATTCGGATTGAAAAAGTTCGGTAAGGCTCTTAAGATTGAATATGGCCTAGAGTAG
- the HIR1 gene encoding protein involved in cell-cycle regulation of histone transcription, giving the protein MRILKLPWFGHKTENKNIECYAVSINADGTRLASGGLDGNVKIWDTSTINPFLKLKLEPTPVPSSRLEDKDLPVESLRRPMCSMSRHNGVVTSVKFSPDGRFLASGSDDKICLIWEKDEEQSNRPKQFGEVVADLEHWTVRKRLVAHDNDIQDICWSPDGGLLVTVGLDRSIIIWNGLTFERIKRYDIHQSMVKGVVFDPANKFFATASDDRTVRIFRYYKKLNEYNNYEFQMEHIVMDPFKKSPLTSYFRRMSWSPDGQHIAVPNATNGPVPSIAIIRRGNWATDISLIGHEAPCEVCSFSPRLFDISETTKKTTSDSQFSTILATGGQDQTLAIWSTATSRPLVVAENIVNSSITDICWTPDGQALYLSCLDGSITCVSFDKNELGRVVNEDIIDAQLHRYGADRESAIFPESVEQLQLEYRSESKLRNDNKLLLKPSLLLQNKPVSNKTEAEPVNDKSIKPVNRITQNVVIMKNGKKKVAPTLVSASSTKSSTFSSTSKMNSTSKKIQLSSKMSQSAYFLPRLGIQTSVHGFKIKNVNNQSMNNDQNEGQDNDNEDMGIDENTGNSASSANISEATLKRQRNKIKRMVMEVRYPSCFKFVTQLPEALFNNQSLIKHEVQTIINNISNNAKEMPAEFSSSTLLDVEEELLFSVVLRSVSHNHETNKVLEENGDKDVKTVLTTIEIRNGQRWRASDDDLEYDDSIDFDDPTRVLVSDNNSNKLRKYTLFFPFRIQHVLPLVLDDQLKFIVFVSFEGTIQIVRAESGTYHSPSFSLGGNVVTLISRGENLMVLTNRGLIYTWKLSSSQGGMKCIIRGVSIASVLNTVEVPVIAKSKPLSLVMPNVRVIDINPEDGSPYIITDSTGDIFSYSISLGCWTKIVDSWYFLAVDDDYRLDDTSTENKKLVDQLICKSLAKFTDDVRRLKINSYDFSKDGDGVDELYDTMLSRFQEVLETKGIS; this is encoded by the exons ATGCGTATCCTCAAGCTACCGTGGTTTGGACACAAAA CTGAGAATAAGAACATTGAGTGTTATGCAGTCAGTATCAATGCTGATGGAACACGTCTCGCCTCTGGAGGGCTTGACGGCAATGTCAAGATCTGGGATACTAGCACCATCAACCcgttcttgaaatt aaaattaGAACCAACACCTGTGCCGAGTTCAAGACTCGAAGATAAAGATTTGCCGGTCGAATCCTTGAGGCGGCCCATGTGCTCCATGAGTAGACACAATGGTGTTGTAACCAGTGTGAAGTTTTCACCTGATGGTCGTTTTCTCGCATCTGGTTCGGATGACAAGATTTGTTTGATCTGGgagaaagatgaagagcAATCGAATCGACCCAAGCAGTTTGGAGAAGTAGTTGCAGATTTGGAGCATTGGACCGTACGAAAGAGATTGGTGGCTCATGATAATGATATTCAAGATATCTGTTGGTCGCCTGATGGAGGATTGTTGGTTACTGTAGGATTGGATAGACTGATTATCATATGGAATGGGCTTACTTTTGAGCGTATTAAACGGTACGATATCCACCAGTCTATGGTCAAGGGTGTAGTTTTTGATCCCGCCAATAAATTCTTTGCTACAGCTTCTGACGATAGAACGGTACGTATTTTCAGATACTACAAGAAGTTAAACGAGTATAACAACTACGAATTTCAGATGGAACACATTGTGATGGACCCGTTCAAGAAGTCGCCGTTAACCTCATATTTCCGAAGGATGAGTTGGTCACCCGATGGGCAACATATTGCTGTACCTAATGCGACCAATGGTCCTGTTCCTTCTATTGCCATTATCCGTAGAGGTAATTGGGCCACTGATATCTCTTTGATCGGCCACGAAGCTCCGTGTGAGGTTTGTTCCTTTTCTCCACGGTTGTTTGACATTTCTGAAACTACCAAGAAAACTACAAGTGACTCTCAGTTTTCAACGATTCTTGCAACTGGTGGACAGGACCAAACCTTAGCCATATGGTCTACCGCCACAAGTAGACCGCTTGTTGTTGCAGAAAACATAGTCAACAGCTCTATAACCGATATCTGCTGGACTCCTGATGGCCAGGCCCTCTATCTCAGTTGTTTAGATGGATCCATTACGTGTGTATCTTTTGACAAGAACGAGCTCGGTAGGGTCGTAAACGAGGACATTATCGATGCTCAGCTCCATAGATATGGAGCTGACCGAGAATCGGCAATTTTCCCAGAAAGTGTAGAGCAATTGCAGTTGGAATATCGATCGGAGTCTAAGTTGAGAAATGATAACAAGTTGTTGCTTAAACCTTCACTTTTGTTACAAAACAAGCCTGTTTCAAATAAAACCGAAGCTGAACCAGTT AACGACAAATCTATAAAACCAGTAAATAGAATAACCCAGAATGTGGTTATCATGAAGAATGGCAAGAAAAAAGTGGCACCAACATTGGTGTCGGCATCGTCTACTAAATCATCCACCTTTAGTTCTACTTCTAAGATGAATTCgacttccaagaagatacAGCTCAGTTCCAAGATGTCACAGTCAGCATACTTCTTGCCGAGGTTAGGTATTCAGACTTCTGTGCATGGATTTAAGATAAAGAATGTAAACAACCAGAGTATGAACAATGACCAGAATGAAGGTCAGGACAATGACAATGAGGATATGGGTATTGACGAAAACACTGGCAATTCAGCTAGCCTGGCCAATATTTCAGAAGCAACTTTGAAGAGACAGAGAAATAAAATCAAGCGTATGGTGATGGAGGTAAGATATCCCAGCTGTTTCAAATTTGTCACTCAGCTTCCGGAAGCTcttttcaacaaccaaTCGTTGATCAAACATGAAGTCCAGACTATCATCAATaacatttccaacaatgCAAAGGAGATGCCAGCCGAGTTTTCTAGTAGTACTCTTTTGGATGTTGAGGAAGAGCTTCTATTTTCAGTTGTGTTACGTTCCGTAAGTCACAATCACGAAACAAATAAAgtccttgaagaaaatggagatAAAGACGTCAAAACTGTCTTGACCACTATCGAAATCAGAAATGGACAGAGATGGCGAGCCTCTGATGATGACTTAGAATATGATGATAGTATTGATTTTGATGACCCTACGAGAGTATTAGTTTCAGAtaacaattccaacaagttAAGAAAGTATACacttttctttccttttaGAATTCAGCACGTATTGCCGTTGGTATTAGATGACCAGCTCAAGTTTATTGTCTTTGTTTCATTTGAAGGAACAATTCAGATAGTACGTGCTGAGTCTGGGACTTACCATAGTCCCAGCTTTTCATTGGGAGGGAACGTTGTAACGTTAATAAGCAGAGGCGAGAACTTGATGGTTTTAACCAATCGCGGTCTTATATATACTTGGAAGCTCTCTAGTTCACAAGGAGGTATGAAGTGTATCATACGAGGCGTCTCGATAGCTTCAGTACTAAACACAGTAGAAGTTCCTGTTATTGCTAAAAGT AAACCATTATCGTTGGTGATGCCTAATGTTCGTGTTATCGACATTAATCCAGAAGATGGGTCACCGTATATAATCACTGATTCCACAGGAGATATATTTTCATACTCCATCTCTCTTGGTTGTTGGACCAAGATAGTTGATTCGTGGTATTTTCTCGCAGTAGATGACGATTATCGATTGGATGATACCAGTActgaaaacaagaaattggtgGATCAGTTGATCTGTAAGTCACTTGCCAAGTTTACAGACGATGTCAGGAGGCTTAAGATTAATAGTTACGATTTTTCCAAGGATGGGGATGGTGTTGATGAATTATATGATACAATGCTTAGTCGGTTTCAAGAAGTCCTTGAAACGAAAGGTATTAGTTAA
- the SWF3 gene encoding coiled-coil membrane protein, protein MGILAALDLHPYTLVVSSFTVLLIQQLVGFIGKSTIQEFAWLFYLRVGGKLGLSNSFVAHTKKQEELHKLNREKRSISAQDEYAKWTKLNRQAEKLTAEVKSLSDDIAKDKSKINSLVGVVLLFLTTLPLWVFRLWFRKSVLFYLPTGVFPYYVERVLAIPFFASGSVGLTVWMFAVNNVISSVLFLLTFPFKPSVPIPIRQTKVEEVVPESAESKESSPEVIDIADAN, encoded by the coding sequence ATGGGTATTCTCGCTGctcttgatcttcatcCATACACCCTTGTGGTGTCGCTGTTCACAGTGCTTTTGATCCAGCAGTTGGTCGGTTTCATAGGCAAGTCAACCATCCAGGAGTTTGCCTGGTTGTTCTATCTTCGTGTTGGAGGGAAATTGGGACTCCTGAATTCGTTTGTAGCCCACACCAAGAAACAGGAAGAGCTCCACAAGCTCAACAGAGAAAAGAGATCAATTAGTGCACAGGATGAATACGCCAAATGGACCAAGTTGAACCGTCAAGCCGAGAAACTAACTGCCGAAGTCAAGTCCTTGTCTGATGACATTGCCAAAGATAAAAGTAAGATCAATTCTTTGGTAGGTGTAGTTCTCTTATTCCTAACTACTCTACCATTGTGGGTATTCCGTCTTTGGTTTAGAAAATCGGTATTATTCTATCTCCCTACTGGTGTATTCCCATACTACGTAGAAAGAGTTCTTGCCATACCCTTCTTTGCCTCGGGATCTGTTGGGTTGACGGTGTGGATGTTTGCTGTGAATAACGTCATTTCTTCAGTATTGTTCTTACTTACTTTTCCTTTCAAACCTAGTGTACCTATTCCAATCAGGCAGACAAAGGTAGAAGAAGTGGTACCGGAATCCGCTGAAAGCAAGGAATCCAGCCCTGAAGTCATCGATATCGCTGATGCAAACTAG
- the CKB1 gene encoding casein kinase II, regulatory (beta) subunit (go_funtion protein kinase CK2 regulator activity~go_component protein kinase CK2 complex): MPSDPEDDYIPWIQQFCELFGHDYFVPVAQEFIEDDFNLTGLSSQVPYYREALYTILDYQVETAEDHPDEKAILNGSHSNNNTKTELPNKALLARSAELLYGLIHARYIISKPGLTAMASKFERNEFGSCPRYFCDGMHLIPVGSTDMAGQETVRLYCPCCNDIYIPSSSRYLNIDGAFFGTTFPGLLVKMFPEIENQCRIRINKFNQNDFGLKLFGFKINELSASGPRMKWLKMHPKSSEEKDEYNNCEYSIPLDEVSTGDESDMDDNGEDLDDDDKTMASE; encoded by the exons ATGCCTTCGGATCCTGAAGACGACTACATACCCTGGATCCAGCAGTTCTGTGAATTGTTTGGCCACGACTACTTTGTGCCTGTAGCTCAAGAGTTCATCGAAGACGACTTTAACTTGACCGGCTTGTCACTGCAAGTTCCTTACTATAGAGAAGCATTGTATACGATTTTGGATTACCAGGTGGAAACAGCCGAAGACCACCCGGACGAAAAAGCCATTCTCAACGGAAGTCACAGTAATAATAACA CCAAGACGGAGTTGCCTAACAAGGCCCTACTTGCCCGTTCGGCTGAACTCTTGTACGGATTGATCCATGCTCGTTACATCATATCGAAGCCAGGTTTGACTGCCATGGCTTCCAAATTCGAACGTAACGAATTTGGCTCTTGTCCTCGCTATTTCTGCGACGGTATGCATTTGATCCCCGTCGGCTCAACGGATATGGCCGGCCAAGAAACTGTAAGGTTGTACTGTCCTTGCTGTAACGATATTTACattccttcaagttcaagatacTTGAACATAGATGGAGCTTTTTTCGGTACCACATTCCCGGGATTGCTTGTCAAGATGTTCCCGGAGATCGAAAATCAGTGTAGAATTagaatcaacaaattcaaccAGAACGACTTTGGCTTGAAATTGTTTggcttcaagatcaacgagttgagTGCATCGGGACCCAGAATGAAGTGGTTGAAAATGCATCCCAAGTCATCAGAGGAAAAGGACGAATACAACAACTGCGAATACAGCATACCTCTTGATGAAGTCTCGACTGGAGATGAGAGTGACATGGACGACAATGGAGAGGACTTGgacgatgacgacaagACCATGGCCAGCGAGTAG
- the JAC1 gene encoding molecular chaperone (may be involved in assembly/maturation of mitochondrial iron-sulfur proteins) — MFASHEPSEKSVSSFFQLFPKNFPSGGPPQDSLIVNPKSLRREYRTLQSENHPDISFGSTVLNAVKSEASSEGEDSETSFSSVINRAYSTLRNPYSKIAHFIQLTHPQKIDITQDDVSKEIIANFQKSSPDSAMEYKDMLMTVLEAHEALELAASESELDDLAIENDARIKESEEFLDSLIQQHSPIQNWDPIIMEAIRLKYWVNIHNGIKDWEPGKPVHLTH; from the coding sequence ATGTTTGCCTCACATGAACCCAGTGAAAAATCCGTCAgttctttcttccaactcttccCCAAGAATTTTCCCAGTGGGGGCCCACCGCAAGATTCGCTTATAGTGAACCCCAAGCTGCTACGTAGAGAATACCGAACACTTCAGAGCGAAAATCATCCAGACATCCTGTTTGGTTCTACAGTATTGAATGCCGTTAAGAGCGAAGCTAGCAGTGAAGGTGAGGATAGCGAgacttccttttcttctgtgaTTAACAGAGCCTATTCCACATTGAGAAATCCATATCTGAAAATTGCTCATTTTATTCAATTGACTCACCCACAGAAAATTGACATAACGCAGGACGATGTTTCCAAGGAAATCATAGCGAACTTCCAGAAAAGCTCACCGGATTCAGCCATGGAATACAAGGATATGCTCATGACCGTTCTCGAGGCTCATGAAGCTCTCGAGTTAGCAGCTCTGGAGTCGGAATTGGATGATTTGGCCATAGAGAACGATGCCAGAATCAAGGAATCCGAAGAATTCCTTGATTCTTTGATCCAACAGCATTCGCCCATCCAGAATTGGGATCCAATTATCATGGAAGCCATCCGGTTGAAGTACTGGGTGAATATCCATAATGGCATCAAGGACTGGGAGCCGGGAAAGCCTGTGCATTTGACCCATTAG
- the CWC24 gene encoding GNAT family acetyltransferase with 2 zinc fingers (go_funtion nucleic acid binding) has product MFKKRTIKPSASSAAVSKRKIASDSESDSESAPKVIPNDFKKRKTFTGATSRKPNKEVTHIRDDNEYNISENNTDESASDTAKSKTVGYIKPVPKNIKITTITDFQPDVCKDFLQTGYCGYGDTCKFLHIRNESTRTKPIDKEWETVDDGNKPAEETLPFKCVLCKDDYKSPIKTQCGHLYCKKCFMDRYKKKKSKCFICDKETNGIVVPVSESALKKMLE; this is encoded by the exons atgttcaagaagagaacgATAAAGCCTTCTGCGAGCTCGGCAGCAGTCTCTAAACGAAAAATCGCTCTGGACTCCGAGTCGGACTCAGAGTCTGCTCCAAAAgt AATTCccaacgacttcaagaagaggaagacttTCACTGGAGCTACAAGCCGCAAACCCAACAAGGAAGTCACACACATAAGAGATGACAATGAGTATAATATTTCGGAAAACAATACAGATGAATCTGCATCTGATACCGCAAAACTGAAAACAGTTGGCTACATAAAGCCGGTACCGAAGAATATAAAAATCACAACCATCACAGATTTCCAGCCAGACGTATGCAAAGACTTTCTCCAGACAGGTTACTGTGGATATGGAGACACTTGTAAGTTTTTGCATATCCGTAATGAGCTGACGAGAACCAAACCTATTGACAAGGAATGGGAAACTGTGGACGATGGAAACAAACCAGCAGAAGAGACACTACCTTTCAAATGTGTGTTATGTAAGGATGACTACAAGTCGCCGATCAAGACACAGTGTGGCCATTTGTATTGTAAGAAGTGTTTCATGGATCggtacaagaagaagaagctgaagtgTTTTATCTGCGACAAGGAGACTAACGGGATCGTTGTTCCAGTTCTGGAGTCtgcattgaagaagatgttaGAATAg
- the MUQ1 gene encoding choline phosphate cytidylyltransferase (go_funtion nucleotidyltransferase activity~go_process biosynthesis): MLQARQLGKALYVGVHSDEEILHNKGPVVMKLDERLTAVEACKWSTEAVANAPYVTEPKVMDQYNCKYVVHGDDITTDANGEDCYQVVKDLGRFVVVKRTPNISTTDLVGRMLLMNKSHHYKSIVDNDHVLLEKENIDKFAKYATDSTGLKQGSGVYVYKSDNTDLVQLVAPSEIIAKKYSKIFYVDGGFDLFHPGHIEVLKLVKQSAEKAGAAVVLGIHDDATINKHKGLNYPIMNILERSLCVLQCRYVEGIILGAPFSPTTQFLSIFPGKVEKVFHGPTPIADIDPYEDIENTEDLFVEIGPHKYDDMNTEFIVKRVLDNKQAYEDRQRRKGWKSEVELKLQKEEKERSQK; the protein is encoded by the coding sequence ATGCTCCAAGCCAGGcaacttggaaaagcaCTTTATGTCGGGGTACATTCCGATGAAGAGATTTTGCATAACAAGGGACCTGTTGTCATGAAGTTGGATGAGAGATTGACTGCTGTAGAGGCCTGCAAATGGTCTACTGAAGCTGTTGCCAATGCACCTTATGTCACTGAGCCCAAAGTAATGGACCAGTACAACTGCAAATACGTCGTTCATGGAGACGATATCACCACCGATGCTAACGGCGAAGATTGCTATCAAGTAGTTAAGGACTTAGGACGCTTTGTTGTAGTCAAAAGAACTCCCAACATCTCCACCACAGACTTAGTAGGCAGAATGTTGCTTATGAACAAGAGTCACCACTACAAGAGCATCGTGGACAACGACCATGTGTTGTTAGAAAAGGAGAATATTGACAAATTCGCCAAATATGCCACTGACTCGACTGGCTTGAAACAGGGTTCTGGTGTGTATGTCTACAAATCAGACAACACTGACTTGGTACAGTTGGTGGCTCCGTCTGAAATCATCGCCAAAAAATactccaagatcttctaCGTAGATGGAGGCTTTGATTTGTTTCATCCGGGCCACATCGAAGTCTTGAAGTTAGTCAAGCAGAGTGCCGAAAAGGCAGGTGCCGCTGTAGTCTTAGGAATCCACGACGATGCCACAATCAATAAGCACAAGGGGTTGAACTACCCCATCATGAATATATTGGAGCGTTCATTGTGCGTATTGCAATGCCGTTATGTAGAGGGGATTATTTTGGGTGCTCCCTTCAGCCCAACGACGCAATTCTTGTCCATCTTTCCCGGCAAAGTGGAGAAGGTCTTTCATGGTCCAACTCCAATTGCTGACATTGATCCATACGAGGACATTGAAAACACAGAAGATTTGTTTGTAGAAATTGGGCCCCACAAGTACGACGACATGAACACCGAGTTCATAGTCAAGAGAGTGTTG